The following proteins are encoded in a genomic region of Pseudomonas sp. Os17:
- a CDS encoding beta-ketoacyl-ACP synthase — protein MKRVVVTGMAGITSLGSDWASIAERFAANRSGIRRMDEWDRFSELNTRLAGPIDDFQVPGHWTRKQLRSMGRVSRLAVGAAEQALADAGLLGDPSIKDGRMGVACGSSTGSTDEIKAFGNMLLNSVAEGLNANSYVRMMPHTTAANISIFFGLTGRLIPTSSACTSGSQGIGYAYEAIKFGRLPLMLAGGAEELCPTEAMVFDALYATSLKNDAPHTSPRPYDTDRDGLVIGEGGGMLVLEELEHALARGARIHAEIVGFGSNADGQHTTRPEQSTMRRAMELALEDAALAPSAIGYVNGHGTATEQGDIAETLATNSLFGSRMPISSQKSFLGHTLGACGALESWFSIEMLNRDLYVHTCNLDQVDPRCGELDYLQDGFRAMSHEFVMNNNFAFGGVNTSLIFRRWP, from the coding sequence ATGAAACGCGTGGTCGTCACCGGCATGGCCGGCATCACCTCCCTGGGCAGCGACTGGGCCAGCATCGCCGAGCGCTTTGCCGCCAACCGCAGCGGCATCCGGCGCATGGACGAATGGGACCGCTTCAGCGAACTCAACACCCGCCTGGCCGGCCCCATCGATGACTTCCAGGTGCCGGGGCACTGGACCCGCAAGCAACTGCGCAGCATGGGCCGGGTTTCGCGGCTGGCGGTCGGTGCCGCCGAGCAGGCCCTGGCCGATGCCGGGCTGCTGGGCGACCCGTCGATCAAGGACGGGCGCATGGGGGTGGCCTGCGGCTCTTCCACCGGCAGCACCGACGAGATCAAGGCCTTCGGCAACATGCTGCTGAACTCGGTGGCCGAGGGGCTCAACGCCAACTCCTACGTGCGCATGATGCCCCACACCACCGCGGCCAATATCAGCATTTTCTTCGGCCTGACCGGGCGCCTGATTCCCACCTCCAGCGCCTGCACCAGCGGCAGCCAGGGCATTGGCTATGCCTACGAAGCGATCAAGTTCGGCCGTCTGCCGCTGATGCTCGCCGGCGGCGCCGAAGAGCTGTGCCCCACTGAAGCCATGGTGTTCGACGCGCTCTATGCCACCAGCCTGAAAAACGATGCGCCACACACCAGCCCCCGGCCCTACGACACCGACCGCGACGGCCTGGTGATCGGTGAAGGCGGCGGCATGCTGGTGCTCGAAGAGCTGGAACACGCCCTGGCCCGGGGCGCGCGGATTCACGCGGAAATCGTCGGCTTCGGCAGCAACGCCGACGGCCAGCACACCACCCGTCCCGAGCAGAGCACCATGCGCCGGGCCATGGAGCTGGCGCTGGAAGACGCGGCCCTGGCCCCCTCGGCCATCGGCTACGTCAACGGCCATGGCACCGCCACCGAGCAGGGCGATATCGCCGAGACCCTGGCCACCAACAGCCTGTTCGGCAGCCGCATGCCCATCAGTTCGCAGAAGAGTTTTCTCGGCCACACCCTGGGCGCCTGCGGCGCGCTGGAATCCTGGTTCAGCATCGAGATGCTCAACCGCGACCTGTACGTGCACACCTGCAACCTGGACCAGGTCGACCCACGCTGCGGCGAGCTGGACTACCTGCAGGACGGCTTCCGGGCCATGAGCCACGAATTCGTGATGAACAACAACTTTGCCTTTGGCGGGGTCAACACCTCGTTGATCTTCCGCCGCTGGCCTTAA
- a CDS encoding DUF3261 domain-containing protein — protein sequence MIRALLLGCVLLLSACVSQAPLPERMPTLALPLQLHVERQADGQRQDWLLVIQAEGPELRWSLMDPLGIPQARQRLVAGHWQADGLLPPNPEARELFAALLFALTPKAELRANYPGALEQGTRRTLGPRWRIDYQQPLDFELNLPQGPHYHISPLSTGGMP from the coding sequence ATGATCCGCGCTCTGCTGCTCGGTTGTGTCCTGTTGCTGAGCGCTTGCGTCAGTCAGGCTCCGCTGCCCGAGCGCATGCCCACCCTGGCGTTGCCATTGCAGCTGCATGTCGAGCGCCAGGCCGACGGACAACGCCAGGACTGGCTGCTGGTGATCCAGGCCGAAGGCCCGGAGCTGCGCTGGTCGCTGATGGACCCCCTGGGCATCCCCCAGGCCCGCCAGCGCCTGGTGGCCGGCCACTGGCAGGCCGACGGTCTGCTACCGCCCAACCCGGAAGCTCGGGAGCTGTTCGCCGCCTTGCTGTTCGCCCTCACCCCCAAGGCCGAACTGCGGGCCAACTACCCCGGCGCCCTTGAGCAAGGCACTCGACGCACCCTCGGCCCACGCTGGCGGATTGACTATCAACAACCTCTGGATTTCGAGTTGAACCTGCCCCAAGGCCCGCATTACCACATCAGCCCACTGAGCACCGGGGGCATGCCATGA
- the fabG gene encoding 3-oxoacyl-ACP reductase FabG: MTDSVLVTGSSRGIGRAIALRLARAGYDLVLHCRSGRSEAEAVKGEIEALGRGARILQFDVSDREACRTALEADVEAHGAYYGVVLNAGLTRDGAFPALSEDDWDQVLRTNLDGFYNVLHPVMMPMIRRRAAGRIVCITSVSGLIGNRGQVNYSASKAGLIGAAKALAIELGKRKITVNCVAPGLIDTAMLDENVPVDELMKMIPAQRMGTPEEVAGAVNFLMSAEAAYITRQVLAVNGGLC; the protein is encoded by the coding sequence ATGACTGACTCCGTACTGGTCACCGGCTCCAGCCGTGGCATCGGCCGTGCCATCGCCCTGCGTCTGGCCCGGGCCGGTTATGACCTGGTGCTGCACTGCCGCAGCGGCCGCAGCGAAGCCGAAGCCGTCAAGGGCGAGATCGAAGCCCTGGGCCGCGGCGCCCGCATCCTGCAATTCGATGTATCGGACCGGGAGGCCTGCCGGACCGCCCTGGAGGCCGACGTCGAAGCCCATGGCGCCTATTACGGCGTGGTGCTCAATGCCGGGCTGACCCGCGACGGCGCCTTCCCGGCCCTCAGCGAAGACGACTGGGATCAGGTGCTGCGCACCAACCTCGACGGTTTCTACAACGTCCTGCACCCGGTGATGATGCCGATGATCCGCCGCCGCGCCGCCGGACGCATTGTCTGCATCACCTCGGTGTCGGGGCTGATCGGCAACCGCGGCCAGGTCAACTACAGCGCCTCCAAGGCCGGCCTGATCGGCGCCGCCAAGGCCCTGGCCATCGAGCTGGGCAAGCGCAAGATCACCGTCAACTGCGTGGCCCCGGGGCTGATCGACACCGCCATGCTCGATGAGAACGTGCCGGTGGACGAGCTGATGAAGATGATTCCCGCCCAGCGCATGGGCACCCCGGAAGAGGTGGCCGGGGCGGTGAACTTCCTGATGTCCGCCGAGGCCGCCTACATCACCCGCCAGGTGCTGGCGGTGAACGGGGGCCTGTGCTGA
- a CDS encoding ApeP family dehydratase → MIDWPLAELLPHAGDMILIDQVLDFDEEQIRTRLQVRPGGLFNRPDGSLPAWVGIELMAQSVAAYAGCRARQQGLPVELGFLLGTRKFECNVEHFPVDSLLEIHALRSLEDDNGMGVFECHLSGPGIAATARLNVYRPPQAADYLHETPASSTGTPS, encoded by the coding sequence ATGATCGACTGGCCGCTCGCCGAACTGCTGCCCCACGCCGGGGACATGATCCTCATCGATCAGGTCCTGGACTTTGATGAAGAACAGATCCGCACCCGCCTCCAGGTTCGCCCCGGCGGCCTGTTCAATCGCCCCGACGGCAGCCTGCCGGCCTGGGTCGGGATCGAGCTGATGGCCCAGAGCGTGGCCGCCTACGCCGGCTGTCGCGCGCGCCAGCAAGGCCTGCCGGTGGAGCTGGGCTTTTTGCTGGGCACTCGCAAGTTCGAATGCAATGTCGAGCACTTCCCGGTCGACAGCCTGCTGGAGATCCACGCCCTGCGCTCCCTCGAAGACGACAACGGCATGGGCGTGTTCGAATGCCACCTCAGCGGCCCCGGCATTGCCGCCACGGCGCGCCTGAACGTGTACCGTCCGCCCCAGGCCGCCGACTATCTGCATGAAACACCTGCCTCTTCTACAGGAACTCCCTCATGA
- a CDS encoding outer membrane lipoprotein carrier protein LolA → MTVGASLLAKRVGLSAQCSALRTVLRRFASKLAPALWVLCCVPGLAQAFDLQQLSDQLARPEVIHGRFVQEKHLRALPQPLTSKGHFVLAKNHGLLWLLQTPLQQDYRITAQGIARRDAGGWQMLPGKSAGAEQNRLFLAVLQGDSSGLQRDFELKLQGSAEDWHLQLIPRSLLLKQIFNQINIDGGALVQRIELLEAQGDRTLLIMQDSSSAEPLSATEQHDFAE, encoded by the coding sequence GTGACCGTGGGAGCGAGCTTGCTCGCGAAGCGGGTCGGCCTGTCTGCCCAGTGCTCGGCGCTGCGCACCGTACTGCGGCGGTTCGCGAGCAAGCTCGCGCCTGCACTCTGGGTGCTGTGCTGTGTTCCGGGCCTGGCCCAGGCCTTCGACCTGCAACAGCTGAGCGATCAGCTGGCGCGGCCGGAGGTGATCCACGGCCGCTTCGTCCAGGAGAAACACCTGCGTGCCCTGCCCCAGCCGCTGACCAGCAAGGGCCACTTCGTCCTGGCGAAAAACCACGGCCTGCTGTGGCTGCTGCAAACCCCGCTGCAACAGGACTACCGCATCACCGCCCAAGGCATTGCCCGGCGCGATGCCGGCGGCTGGCAGATGCTCCCCGGCAAGAGCGCCGGGGCCGAGCAGAACCGCCTGTTCCTGGCCGTGCTGCAAGGCGACAGCAGCGGCCTGCAACGGGACTTCGAGCTCAAGCTGCAAGGCAGCGCCGAAGACTGGCACCTGCAGTTGATCCCCCGCTCCCTGCTGCTGAAACAGATCTTCAACCAGATCAACATCGACGGCGGCGCACTGGTGCAACGCATCGAACTGCTGGAAGCCCAGGGCGACCGCACCCTGCTGATCATGCAGGACAGCAGCAGCGCCGAGCCGCTGAGCGCGACGGAGCAACATGATTTTGCCGAGTGA
- a CDS encoding NAD(P)/FAD-dependent oxidoreductase, with amino-acid sequence MPTVEMQRRQVVVIGAGPSGAIAAALLKRQGHDVLIVERQHFPRFSIGESLLSHCLDFVEEAGMLEAVQAAGFQLKNGAAFAWGEHYSTFDFGDTFSHGKPTTFQVQRADFDKLLADQAALQGVEIRYGEEIIAVDVARPLPQLDCRREDGSQYRIEADFILDASGYGRVLPRLLELEAPSNFPVRRAVFTHVEDRIDCEHFDRNKILITTHPEHRDIWFWSIPFSNGRCSVGVVAADEHFAGRDGDLDACLRGFIEQTPSLARVLENAEWDTPARTIGGYSANVTTLHGPGFALLGNAAEFLDPVFSSGVTIAMRSSSMAAAVLHRQLQGESVDWASEFAEPLKRGVDTFRCYVEGWYAGTFQDVIYHPGSSPEIRRMISSILAGYAWDERNPFVSEPKRRLKALSEVCARDVA; translated from the coding sequence GTGCCAACAGTTGAAATGCAACGTCGCCAGGTCGTGGTGATCGGTGCCGGCCCCTCGGGGGCCATCGCGGCCGCGCTGCTCAAGCGCCAGGGCCACGACGTGCTGATCGTCGAGCGGCAACATTTCCCGCGTTTCTCCATCGGCGAAAGCCTGCTGTCCCACTGCCTGGATTTCGTCGAGGAAGCCGGGATGCTGGAGGCCGTGCAGGCCGCCGGGTTCCAGTTGAAAAACGGCGCGGCGTTCGCCTGGGGCGAGCACTACAGCACCTTCGATTTCGGCGACACCTTCAGCCACGGCAAGCCCACCACCTTCCAGGTGCAGCGCGCCGACTTCGACAAGCTGCTGGCCGATCAGGCGGCGCTGCAAGGGGTCGAGATCCGCTACGGCGAGGAGATCATCGCGGTGGACGTGGCGCGGCCGTTGCCGCAGCTCGACTGCCGTCGCGAGGACGGCAGCCAGTACCGCATCGAAGCCGACTTCATCCTCGACGCCAGCGGCTACGGCCGGGTGCTGCCGCGCCTGCTGGAGCTGGAGGCGCCGTCGAACTTCCCGGTACGCCGGGCGGTGTTCACCCATGTCGAAGACCGCATCGACTGCGAGCATTTCGACCGCAACAAGATCCTCATCACCACCCACCCGGAACACCGCGACATCTGGTTCTGGAGCATCCCCTTCAGCAACGGCCGCTGTTCGGTGGGCGTGGTGGCCGCCGATGAACACTTCGCCGGGCGCGATGGCGACCTGGACGCCTGCCTGCGCGGTTTCATCGAGCAAACCCCGAGCCTGGCCAGGGTCCTGGAAAACGCCGAATGGGACACCCCGGCGCGGACCATCGGCGGCTACTCGGCCAACGTCACCACCCTGCACGGCCCGGGCTTCGCCCTGCTGGGCAATGCCGCGGAGTTCCTCGATCCGGTGTTCTCCTCCGGGGTGACCATCGCCATGCGCTCGTCGAGCATGGCCGCCGCCGTGCTGCACCGGCAGTTGCAGGGCGAAAGCGTCGACTGGGCGAGCGAGTTCGCCGAGCCGCTCAAGCGCGGCGTCGACACCTTCCGCTGCTACGTCGAGGGCTGGTACGCCGGCACCTTCCAGGACGTGATCTACCACCCGGGCAGCTCGCCGGAAATCCGCCGCATGATCAGTTCGATCCTCGCCGGTTACGCCTGGGATGAACGCAACCCCTTCGTCAGCGAGCCCAAGCGCCGGCTCAAGGCCCTGTCGGAAGTCTGCGCGAGGGACGTGGCATGA
- a CDS encoding class I SAM-dependent methyltransferase encodes MSEQSDQYLSPSYVEETRFGFWFLRSHTWQHHVLRVAINDLRSLFDGEPPAHPVLLDAGCGQGKSFQHLRQVFAPQRLIGIDADPHSLKLSAEEARRQQLQVELIGSDCATLQLADASVDLLFCHQTFHHLVEQEKALAEFYRVLKPGGYLLFAESTEAYIDTWVIRWLFRHPMHVQKSAAEYLQMIRRQGFEFGPQNVSYPYLWWSRAKDFGLLERLGLRQPPPVGQREETLVNVVARKPLDASVAGAGESA; translated from the coding sequence ATGAGCGAGCAAAGCGACCAGTACCTGAGCCCCAGCTACGTCGAGGAAACCCGCTTCGGTTTCTGGTTCCTGCGCAGCCACACCTGGCAGCACCATGTGCTGCGGGTGGCAATCAACGACCTGCGCTCGCTGTTCGACGGCGAGCCGCCCGCCCATCCGGTGCTGCTGGATGCCGGCTGCGGCCAGGGCAAGTCGTTCCAGCACCTGCGCCAGGTGTTCGCCCCGCAGCGCCTGATCGGCATCGACGCCGACCCTCACAGCCTAAAGCTCAGCGCCGAAGAAGCCCGGCGCCAGCAATTGCAGGTGGAGCTGATCGGCAGCGACTGCGCGACCCTGCAACTGGCCGACGCCAGTGTCGACCTGCTGTTCTGCCACCAGACCTTCCATCACCTGGTGGAACAGGAAAAGGCCCTGGCCGAGTTCTACCGGGTGCTCAAGCCTGGGGGCTACCTGCTGTTCGCCGAATCCACCGAGGCCTACATCGATACCTGGGTGATCCGCTGGCTGTTCCGCCATCCGATGCATGTGCAGAAAAGCGCCGCCGAATATTTGCAGATGATTCGTCGGCAGGGCTTTGAATTCGGCCCGCAGAACGTGTCTTATCCCTACCTGTGGTGGAGCCGCGCCAAGGACTTCGGCCTGCTGGAGCGCCTCGGTCTGCGCCAGCCGCCGCCGGTGGGCCAACGCGAGGAAACCCTGGTCAACGTGGTGGCGCGCAAGCCTCTGGATGCCAGCGTTGCCGGGGCAGGTGAGTCGGCATGA
- a CDS encoding LysR family transcriptional regulator — protein MELRHLRYFIAVAEELHFGRAAQVLGISQPPLSQQIQALEQEVGARLFERTNRRVELSEAGRLFLEEARLVLAQVDKAADVARRAQLGELGELKIGFTSSAPFNSTIPQAIFAFRQRFAAVHLKLKEMSSTQVAEALVDQSIQVGIMRPLPLPDSLSVVELLREPLVAVLSSKHPLAGGTEEGLHLAALAQEPFVFFPRSYGSGLYAQLLSLSRDAGFTPHFAQEAAEAMTIIGLVAAGLGVSVLPASYQRMRIDGVVYRRLLDPEAMTAVWLVQRKDQCSPMARAFVELLTRKTGAAS, from the coding sequence ATGGAATTGCGTCACTTGCGCTACTTCATCGCCGTCGCCGAAGAGCTGCATTTCGGCCGCGCGGCCCAGGTCCTGGGCATTTCCCAGCCACCGCTGAGCCAGCAGATCCAGGCCCTGGAGCAGGAGGTGGGCGCCCGCCTGTTCGAGCGCACCAATCGTCGGGTCGAGCTCAGCGAAGCCGGACGCCTGTTCCTCGAAGAGGCGCGCCTGGTGCTGGCCCAGGTGGACAAGGCGGCGGACGTGGCCCGGCGCGCGCAATTGGGTGAGCTGGGGGAACTGAAGATCGGCTTCACCTCGTCGGCGCCGTTCAACTCGACCATTCCCCAGGCGATCTTCGCCTTTCGCCAGCGCTTTGCGGCGGTGCACCTCAAGCTCAAGGAAATGAGCAGCACCCAGGTGGCCGAGGCGCTGGTGGACCAGTCGATCCAGGTCGGCATCATGCGGCCCCTGCCATTGCCGGACTCGCTGTCGGTGGTGGAGCTGCTGCGCGAGCCGCTGGTGGCGGTGCTCAGTTCCAAGCACCCGCTGGCAGGCGGCACTGAAGAGGGGCTGCACCTGGCGGCGCTGGCCCAGGAGCCCTTTGTGTTCTTCCCCCGCAGCTACGGCAGCGGCCTGTATGCCCAATTGCTCAGCCTGTCCCGGGACGCCGGCTTCACCCCGCATTTTGCCCAGGAGGCGGCGGAGGCCATGACCATCATCGGCCTGGTGGCGGCGGGCCTCGGTGTTTCGGTGCTGCCGGCGTCCTACCAGCGCATGCGCATCGACGGCGTGGTCTACCGCCGGCTGCTGGACCCCGAAGCCATGACCGCGGTGTGGCTGGTGCAGCGCAAGGATCAGTGCTCACCCATGGCCAGGGCCTTTGTCGAACTCCTGACGCGCAAGACCGGGGCCGCGTCCTGA
- a CDS encoding MMPL family transporter — MILPSERWLPRAFLILLLAVLALGAWQWRHGAPLSANLMELVPGTAPDALELQAEQRMQEPLNREILVLVGHAERPQALNMARQLAEQWQASGLFDKVQWNLEADLPALRKQLLQGRLAMLAAKDREQLINQPQAFIEQRVQSLFDPFAGFSLVPSQDDWLGLTGRIQNSQPQHGAVQLDIGSGALVAEAEGRHWVLLRAHTRGNAFDMQLPLQVAELLRHSREQASQGGVQLLAASGLLYAANGQQQASREITWVGGGATLGILLLLLLAFRRWRALLAFVPVLVGMLFGAVACVALFGHMHVMTLVLGSSLIGVAVDYPLHYLSKSWSLKPWRSWPALRLTLPGLSLSLITSCIGYLALAWTPFPALTQIAAFSAAGLLGAYLSAVCLLPALLKGVELRPAQWPLRVAEALLRVREALLKRVPSPALLALLALFCAGGLWQLESKNDIRQWVGAPPQLLQEAQAIARITGYQPTSQFFLVRAASQEQLLQRLGALDERLQQLVNLGKLKGYLSLEQLLSQARDQQRLRQALQQLPQFWQPLLALGVPLEALQAELQQLQELPPSDIDSALNGPLAEPYRPLWLGPNADGVAAMVSLQGLNDAALLRVQADDLPGVQLVDRLGELNRVFAATQVSAAELKLASCVLIVLLLILPFGFGGALRLVALPLLAALCSLASLGWLGQPLTLFSLFGLLLVTAISVDYAILMREQIGGAAVSLLGTLLAALTTWLSFGLLAVSSTPAVSNFGLAVSLGLAFSFILAPWAGHTPHPTPEAERGPC, encoded by the coding sequence ATGATTTTGCCGAGTGAACGCTGGCTGCCCCGTGCTTTCCTGATCCTGCTGCTGGCGGTGCTGGCCCTGGGTGCCTGGCAATGGCGCCACGGCGCGCCGCTGTCGGCCAACCTCATGGAACTGGTGCCCGGCACCGCTCCCGATGCCCTGGAGCTGCAGGCCGAACAACGCATGCAAGAGCCGCTGAACCGGGAAATCCTGGTGCTGGTGGGTCACGCCGAGCGCCCGCAGGCGCTGAACATGGCCCGCCAGTTGGCCGAGCAGTGGCAGGCCAGCGGGCTGTTCGACAAGGTGCAGTGGAACCTTGAGGCCGACCTGCCGGCCTTGCGCAAGCAATTGCTCCAAGGACGACTGGCGATGCTCGCGGCCAAGGACCGGGAGCAGTTGATCAACCAGCCCCAGGCGTTCATCGAGCAGCGGGTGCAAAGCCTGTTCGACCCCTTTGCCGGCTTCTCCCTGGTGCCGAGCCAGGATGACTGGCTGGGCCTGACCGGACGCATCCAGAACAGCCAGCCGCAACATGGCGCGGTGCAGCTGGATATCGGCAGCGGCGCCCTGGTGGCCGAAGCCGAGGGCCGGCACTGGGTGCTGCTGCGGGCCCATACCCGCGGCAACGCGTTCGACATGCAGTTGCCCCTGCAAGTGGCCGAGCTGCTGCGCCACAGCCGGGAACAGGCGAGCCAGGGCGGGGTCCAGCTGCTGGCCGCCAGTGGCCTGCTGTACGCCGCCAACGGTCAGCAGCAAGCCAGCCGCGAGATCACCTGGGTCGGCGGTGGCGCGACCCTGGGAATCCTGTTGCTGCTGCTCCTGGCCTTCCGCCGCTGGCGGGCCTTGCTGGCCTTCGTTCCGGTGCTGGTGGGCATGCTGTTCGGCGCGGTGGCCTGTGTCGCCCTGTTCGGCCACATGCACGTGATGACCCTGGTGCTGGGGTCGAGCCTGATCGGCGTGGCCGTCGACTACCCGCTGCACTACCTGTCCAAGAGCTGGAGCCTGAAGCCCTGGCGCAGCTGGCCGGCCCTGCGCCTGACCCTGCCGGGGCTGAGCCTGAGCCTGATCACCAGTTGCATCGGTTACCTGGCCCTGGCCTGGACCCCGTTCCCGGCCCTGACCCAGATCGCCGCGTTCTCCGCCGCCGGCCTGCTGGGGGCCTACCTGTCGGCGGTGTGCCTGCTGCCGGCGCTGCTCAAGGGCGTCGAACTGCGTCCGGCGCAATGGCCGCTGCGGGTCGCCGAAGCGTTGCTCAGGGTGCGTGAAGCGCTGCTCAAGCGTGTGCCGAGCCCGGCGCTGCTGGCCCTGTTGGCGCTGTTCTGCGCGGGCGGCCTGTGGCAACTGGAAAGCAAGAACGATATCCGCCAGTGGGTCGGCGCACCGCCGCAACTGCTGCAAGAGGCCCAGGCCATTGCCCGGATCACCGGCTATCAACCCACCAGCCAGTTCTTTCTGGTGCGCGCGGCCAGCCAGGAGCAATTGCTGCAACGTCTGGGCGCCCTGGACGAACGCCTGCAGCAACTAGTGAACCTGGGCAAGCTCAAGGGCTACCTGTCCCTGGAGCAACTGCTCAGCCAGGCCCGGGACCAGCAGCGGCTGCGCCAGGCGCTGCAGCAACTGCCGCAGTTCTGGCAGCCACTGCTGGCCCTGGGCGTGCCCCTGGAGGCGTTGCAGGCCGAGTTGCAGCAACTGCAGGAACTGCCGCCCAGCGATATCGACAGCGCCCTCAACGGCCCCCTGGCCGAACCCTATCGCCCATTGTGGCTGGGGCCCAATGCCGACGGCGTGGCCGCCATGGTCAGCCTGCAAGGGTTGAACGACGCCGCCCTGCTGCGGGTTCAGGCCGACGATCTGCCCGGGGTGCAACTGGTGGACCGCCTCGGTGAATTGAACCGGGTGTTCGCCGCGACCCAGGTCAGCGCCGCCGAACTCAAGCTGGCCTCCTGTGTGCTGATCGTCCTGCTGCTGATCCTGCCCTTCGGCTTCGGGGGCGCCTTGCGCCTGGTGGCGCTGCCGCTGCTGGCCGCCTTGTGCAGCCTGGCCAGCCTCGGCTGGCTGGGCCAGCCCCTGACCCTGTTCAGCCTGTTTGGCCTGTTGCTGGTGACGGCCATCAGTGTCGACTACGCGATCCTCATGCGCGAGCAGATCGGCGGTGCCGCGGTGAGCCTGCTGGGCACCCTGCTGGCGGCCCTGACCACCTGGCTGTCGTTCGGCCTGCTGGCGGTGTCCAGCACCCCGGCGGTGAGCAACTTCGGGCTGGCGGTGAGCCTGGGGCTGGCCTTCAGCTTTATCCTCGCGCCCTGGGCCGGCCACACGCCGCACCCGACGCCCGAGGCGGAGCGCGGCCCATGCTGA
- a CDS encoding beta-ketoacyl-[acyl-carrier-protein] synthase family protein yields the protein MTAYLNALGVICALGRNRREVARSLWAGDCSGLRAESHWVPDRSLPVAAVRGALASMPAGLQAQSSRNNQLLLEATLQIEDDIRQAIRRYGRGRIGIVLGTSTSGIDEASRGIARYLQDRQFPADYDYRQQELSAPANFLADWLQLCGPAYVISTACTSSARALISARRLLDLGLCDAVLCGGVDSLCKLTLNGFSALEAVSGQRCNPFSRNRDGINIGEAAVLFLMSREAAGDAPVALLGGGASSDAYHISAPAPDGRGALQAMGLALRSAGLQPQQIDYLNLHGTATQHNDAMESLAVAQLFPEGLPCSSTKPMSGHTLGAAGALEAAFCWLALSADNPDQALPPHVWDGAADPALPPLHWVTPADRLAAHSPRHLMSNSFAFGGNNVSLIIGDAP from the coding sequence ATGACGGCCTACCTCAATGCCCTCGGAGTGATCTGCGCCCTGGGGCGCAATCGCCGGGAAGTCGCCCGCAGCCTGTGGGCCGGGGACTGCTCGGGCCTGCGCGCCGAAAGCCACTGGGTGCCCGACCGCAGCCTGCCGGTGGCGGCGGTGCGCGGCGCGCTGGCCAGCATGCCCGCCGGGCTGCAGGCGCAGAGCAGCCGCAACAACCAGCTGTTGTTGGAGGCCACGCTGCAGATCGAGGACGACATCCGCCAGGCGATCCGGCGCTACGGCCGCGGCCGCATCGGCATCGTCCTGGGCACCAGCACCTCGGGCATCGACGAGGCCAGCCGCGGCATTGCCCGCTATCTGCAGGACCGGCAATTCCCGGCGGACTACGACTACCGCCAGCAGGAACTCAGCGCGCCGGCCAACTTTCTTGCCGACTGGCTGCAACTGTGCGGCCCGGCCTATGTGATTTCCACCGCCTGCACCTCCAGCGCCCGGGCCCTGATCAGCGCCCGGCGCCTGCTGGACCTGGGCCTGTGCGACGCCGTGCTGTGCGGCGGGGTCGACAGCCTGTGCAAGCTCACCCTGAACGGCTTCAGCGCCCTGGAAGCGGTGTCCGGGCAGCGCTGCAATCCGTTCTCGCGCAACCGTGACGGGATCAACATCGGCGAGGCGGCAGTGCTGTTCCTGATGAGCAGGGAGGCCGCCGGCGACGCCCCTGTGGCCCTGCTCGGCGGTGGCGCCAGCTCCGATGCCTACCATATTTCCGCCCCGGCCCCCGATGGCCGCGGTGCCTTGCAGGCCATGGGCCTGGCGCTGCGCAGCGCCGGCCTGCAGCCGCAGCAGATCGACTACCTGAACCTGCACGGCACCGCCACCCAGCACAACGACGCCATGGAAAGCCTGGCGGTGGCCCAGCTGTTCCCCGAGGGCCTGCCCTGCTCCTCGACCAAGCCGATGAGCGGCCACACCCTGGGCGCCGCCGGAGCCCTGGAAGCGGCGTTCTGCTGGCTGGCCCTGAGTGCCGACAACCCCGACCAGGCGCTGCCGCCCCATGTCTGGGACGGCGCGGCCGACCCGGCCCTGCCGCCCCTGCACTGGGTGACCCCGGCCGACCGCCTGGCGGCGCATTCACCACGCCACCTGATGAGCAACTCCTTCGCCTTCGGTGGCAACAACGTCAGCCTGATAATCGGAGACGCCCCATGA
- a CDS encoding acyl-CoA thioesterase, protein MRSKGVIHADTQVLVPFFDVDTMHVVWHGHYVKYLEVARCALLDKLGHNYNQMLESGYAWPVIDLQLRYVRGAVFGQTLNVRASLVEWENRLKINYLITDLASGERLTRASSVQVAVEIASREMQLASPKVFTDAVARALP, encoded by the coding sequence ATGCGTAGCAAGGGAGTGATCCACGCCGACACCCAGGTGCTGGTGCCGTTCTTCGACGTCGACACCATGCACGTCGTCTGGCACGGGCATTACGTCAAGTACCTGGAAGTGGCCCGCTGCGCCCTGCTGGACAAGCTCGGCCACAACTACAACCAGATGCTCGAATCCGGCTACGCCTGGCCGGTGATCGACCTGCAACTGCGCTACGTGCGCGGCGCGGTGTTCGGCCAGACCCTGAACGTGCGCGCCAGCCTGGTGGAGTGGGAGAACCGCCTGAAGATCAACTACCTGATCACCGACCTGGCCAGTGGCGAGCGCCTGACCCGCGCCAGCTCGGTGCAGGTGGCGGTGGAGATCGCCAGCCGGGAGATGCAGCTGGCCTCGCCCAAGGTCTTCACCGACGCCGTCGCGAGGGCCCTGCCGTGA